Proteins encoded by one window of Pseudonocardia sp. HH130629-09:
- the folE gene encoding GTP cyclohydrolase I FolE — translation MESAAVAAGVTQAVPGGIDLDRAERAVRELLIAVGEDPDREGLKETPARVARAYGEIFAGLFVDPDSVLEKTFDEGHGELVLVKDIPMFSTCEHHLVPFHGVAHVGYIPAVDGQVTGLSKLARVVDLYAKRPQVQERLTAQIADALVRKLNPRAVIVVLEAEHLCMAMRGIRKPGSRTTTSAVRGLFKSSASSRAEALSLIRGR, via the coding sequence GTGGAGTCCGCCGCGGTGGCGGCCGGGGTGACCCAGGCCGTGCCCGGCGGGATCGACCTGGACCGTGCGGAGCGCGCCGTCCGCGAGCTGCTGATCGCGGTCGGGGAGGACCCGGACCGCGAGGGCCTCAAGGAGACCCCGGCCCGGGTCGCGCGCGCCTACGGCGAGATCTTCGCCGGGCTGTTCGTCGACCCGGACTCGGTGCTGGAGAAGACGTTCGACGAGGGCCACGGCGAGCTCGTGCTGGTCAAGGACATCCCGATGTTCTCCACCTGCGAGCACCACCTGGTGCCCTTCCACGGGGTGGCCCACGTCGGCTACATCCCGGCCGTCGACGGGCAGGTCACCGGCCTGTCCAAGCTGGCCCGGGTGGTCGACCTGTACGCCAAGCGCCCACAGGTTCAGGAGCGGCTGACCGCGCAGATCGCCGACGCGCTGGTGCGCAAGCTGAACCCGCGCGCGGTGATCGTCGTGCTGGAGGCCGAGCACCTGTGCATGGCCATGCGCGGCATCCGCAAGCCGGGATCGCGCACCACCACCTCGGCGGTGCGCGGGCTGTTCAAGAGCTCGGCGTCATCCCGCGCGGAGGCGTTGTCGCTGATCAGGGGGCGCTGA
- the dacB gene encoding D-alanyl-D-alanine carboxypeptidase/D-alanyl-D-alanine endopeptidase: protein MGRRHRRPERSYRRFAVVAVAVMALASLFGAVALAGPDARSSFGLGTTAAQYPPVPMPALRPLTPTAPVPSAAGITQALSSQLDAPELGEVTGVVMDSAAPRGVKPIWERDGNRGMVPGSTTKLLTAAAALLSLNPTDRLATRVVPGPTPDSVVLVGSGDPSLTALPDGQDGLYPEPARIADLAEQVKKAVGRPITTVYTDASLWKGPAESPGWGPTDVADGYVPPMSALMLDGGRTDPLQQDGPRSTDPAAAAGRALARALGASDVREGVAAANAPVLGGVSSPPVASLIEYMLTASDNVTAEAMARQVAVSKDAEASFDGASKAVTEALVQAGYDVSGLRIADGSGLSRDNLIPARLLGAVLASAAAQSDSPTDVQFLRPILTGLPVAGGGGTLADRFGDPRSVAGRGVVRAKTGTLSGASSLAGVVTDVDGRLLVFALLSNGTSPADARPALDRIAATLSRCGCRG, encoded by the coding sequence GTGGGACGCAGGCATCGCCGGCCGGAGCGCAGCTACCGGCGGTTCGCCGTGGTCGCCGTCGCGGTGATGGCACTGGCCTCGCTGTTCGGTGCCGTCGCACTCGCGGGGCCGGACGCCCGCAGCTCGTTCGGGCTCGGCACCACCGCGGCCCAGTACCCGCCGGTCCCGATGCCCGCCCTGCGCCCGCTCACGCCGACGGCGCCGGTGCCGAGCGCCGCCGGGATCACCCAGGCCCTGTCCTCCCAGCTCGACGCGCCCGAGCTCGGCGAGGTCACCGGGGTCGTCATGGACTCCGCGGCCCCGCGCGGGGTGAAGCCGATCTGGGAGCGCGACGGCAACCGCGGGATGGTCCCCGGCTCGACGACGAAGCTGCTCACCGCCGCGGCCGCGCTGCTGTCGCTGAACCCGACCGACCGGCTCGCGACCCGGGTCGTGCCCGGCCCGACCCCGGACTCGGTGGTCCTCGTCGGGTCCGGCGACCCGTCGCTGACCGCGCTGCCCGACGGCCAGGACGGGCTCTACCCCGAGCCCGCACGGATCGCCGACCTCGCCGAGCAGGTGAAGAAGGCCGTCGGCCGGCCGATCACCACGGTCTACACCGACGCGAGCCTCTGGAAGGGCCCGGCCGAGTCCCCGGGCTGGGGGCCCACCGACGTCGCGGACGGCTACGTCCCCCCGATGTCGGCGCTGATGCTCGACGGCGGCCGCACCGACCCGCTGCAGCAGGACGGCCCGCGCAGCACCGACCCCGCCGCGGCCGCCGGGAGGGCGCTGGCCCGCGCGCTCGGCGCCTCCGACGTCCGCGAGGGCGTCGCCGCGGCGAACGCGCCGGTGCTCGGCGGTGTGTCCTCCCCGCCGGTCGCGAGCCTCATCGAGTACATGCTCACCGCCTCGGACAACGTCACCGCCGAGGCGATGGCCCGCCAGGTCGCGGTGTCGAAGGACGCCGAGGCGTCCTTCGACGGCGCCTCGAAGGCCGTCACCGAGGCCCTGGTCCAGGCCGGCTACGACGTGTCCGGGCTCCGGATCGCCGACGGCAGCGGCCTGTCCCGGGACAACCTGATCCCGGCCCGGCTGCTCGGCGCGGTGCTGGCCTCGGCCGCGGCGCAGTCCGACAGCCCCACCGACGTGCAGTTCCTGCGCCCGATCCTCACCGGGCTCCCGGTCGCCGGTGGTGGCGGCACGCTCGCCGACCGGTTCGGCGACCCGCGGTCGGTCGCCGGGCGCGGCGTCGTGCGCGCGAAGACCGGCACGCTGTCCGGCGCCTCCAGCCTCGCCGGGGTCGTCACCGACGTCGACGGCAGGCTGCTGGTGTTCGCGCTGCTGTCCAACGGCACCTCGCCGGCCGACGCCCGGCCCGCGCTGGACCGCATCGCGGCGACGCTGTCGCGCTGCGGCTGCCGGGGCTGA
- the folP gene encoding dihydropteroate synthase, with amino-acid sequence MVAPGGALPELSRCAVLGILNVTPDSFSDGGRYVDRSHAVAHGVAMRDAGADLVDVGGESTRPGAQRIDAETERERVLPVVRELVAAGVRVSVDTTRSEVALACVDAGAAMVNDVSGGLADPRMAAVVAESRTPWVIMHWRGHSAGMAQLAGYEDVIGEVRSELVARVDHAVMAGVDPGRIVLDPGLGFAKNASHNWALLRRLDVFVDLGFPVLVGASRKRFLGELLASADDDPRTPAGRDIATAAISALAANAGAWGVRVHDVESTMDAIAVAAACRLGASRARSPRETGR; translated from the coding sequence GTGGTCGCCCCCGGCGGGGCGCTGCCCGAGCTCAGCCGCTGCGCGGTCTTGGGGATCCTGAACGTCACCCCGGACTCGTTCTCCGACGGCGGCCGCTACGTCGACCGGTCGCACGCCGTCGCGCACGGCGTCGCGATGCGCGACGCCGGCGCCGACCTCGTCGACGTCGGCGGGGAGTCGACCCGGCCCGGCGCGCAGCGGATCGACGCGGAGACCGAGCGGGAGCGCGTGCTGCCGGTGGTGCGCGAGCTCGTCGCCGCGGGCGTGCGGGTCAGCGTCGACACGACCCGGTCCGAGGTCGCCCTGGCCTGCGTCGACGCCGGTGCGGCGATGGTCAACGACGTCTCCGGCGGCCTCGCCGACCCGCGGATGGCCGCGGTCGTCGCCGAGTCCCGGACGCCCTGGGTGATCATGCACTGGCGCGGGCACAGCGCCGGGATGGCGCAGCTCGCGGGCTACGAGGACGTGATCGGCGAGGTCCGGTCCGAGCTCGTCGCCCGGGTCGACCACGCCGTGATGGCCGGGGTCGACCCCGGCCGGATCGTGCTCGACCCCGGCCTCGGGTTCGCCAAGAACGCCTCGCACAACTGGGCGCTGCTGCGGCGGCTGGACGTGTTCGTCGACCTGGGCTTCCCGGTGCTGGTCGGGGCCTCGCGCAAGCGGTTCCTCGGCGAGCTGCTGGCCTCGGCCGACGACGACCCGCGCACGCCGGCGGGTCGCGACATCGCGACCGCCGCGATCAGCGCGCTCGCGGCGAACGCGGGCGCCTGGGGCGTACGGGTGCACGACGTCGAGTCCACGATGGACGCCATCGCGGTCGCGGCCGCCTGCCGGCTCGGCGCCTCGCGCGCCCGCTCCCCGCGGGAGACCGGGCGGTGA
- the folB gene encoding dihydroneopterin aldolase has translation MSDRIELRGLRVRGHHGVFDHERRDGQEFVVDLVVHADLAPAAASDDLADTLHYGELAELAAGIVGGPARDLIEAVAGEIAQAVLDFDARIAAVEVTLHKPSAPIPLTFDDVAVVLTRSRA, from the coding sequence GTGAGCGACCGGATCGAGCTGCGGGGGCTGCGGGTCCGCGGCCACCACGGCGTGTTCGACCACGAGCGCCGCGACGGCCAGGAGTTCGTCGTCGACCTGGTGGTGCACGCCGACCTCGCGCCCGCCGCCGCCTCGGACGACCTGGCCGACACGCTGCACTACGGCGAGCTCGCCGAGCTGGCCGCGGGCATCGTCGGCGGCCCGGCCCGCGACCTGATCGAGGCCGTCGCCGGGGAGATCGCGCAGGCCGTGCTGGACTTCGACGCCCGGATCGCCGCCGTCGAGGTGACGCTGCACAAGCCGTCTGCGCCGATCCCGCTGACCTTCGACGACGTCGCGGTGGTCCTGACCCGGAGCCGGGCGTGA
- the tilS gene encoding tRNA lysidine(34) synthetase TilS: MAATRRLTDHESAAAARVRRAVRAALTRLPAAAAAAPPLVGCSGGADSTALLLAVREVVAEPVHAVVVDHGLQDGSAGRSAALAAWLRGLGVTASVCPVVVGDEGGPEGAARTARYAALRVARPAPSSPVLLGHTLDDQAETVLLGLGRGSGARSLSGMREWSEPWLRPLLGVRRADTVAACAAAGVEVWADPHNADPRFARSRLRHEVLPLLEDVLGGGVAAALARTADQLHDDDAALSAAAARLLSAARVATDGERAARAGEPGPGDSGDNGPPPGAAVTEPAGPGAGAGEVVGTPLDAGVLAGAEPAVRRRVLREWLAGAGARALTDAQLRAADDLVGAWRGQGGPALGGGLVLTRARGRLVLRRHSRPRDRA; the protein is encoded by the coding sequence GTGGCTGCAACGCGTCGCCTGACGGATCATGAGTCCGCCGCGGCGGCCCGGGTCCGGCGGGCGGTGCGGGCGGCACTGACCCGGCTGCCCGCCGCCGCGGCCGCCGCCCCGCCGCTGGTCGGCTGCTCCGGCGGCGCCGACTCCACCGCGTTGCTGCTCGCGGTCCGGGAGGTCGTCGCGGAGCCGGTGCACGCCGTCGTCGTCGACCACGGGCTGCAGGACGGGTCCGCCGGGCGGTCGGCCGCGCTCGCCGCGTGGCTGCGCGGGCTCGGCGTGACGGCGTCGGTTTGCCCGGTCGTCGTCGGTGACGAGGGCGGCCCCGAGGGCGCGGCCCGGACGGCCCGGTACGCGGCGCTGCGGGTGGCACGGCCGGCGCCGTCGTCCCCGGTGCTGCTCGGGCACACCCTCGACGACCAGGCCGAGACCGTGCTGCTGGGCCTCGGCCGGGGCTCCGGTGCCCGGTCGCTGTCCGGGATGCGCGAGTGGTCCGAGCCGTGGCTGCGCCCGCTGCTCGGGGTGCGCCGGGCCGACACGGTCGCGGCCTGCGCGGCCGCGGGCGTCGAGGTGTGGGCCGACCCGCACAACGCCGACCCCCGCTTCGCCCGCTCCCGGCTGCGGCACGAGGTGCTGCCGCTGCTGGAGGACGTGCTGGGCGGCGGGGTCGCGGCCGCGCTGGCGCGCACCGCGGACCAGCTCCACGACGACGACGCCGCCCTCTCCGCCGCCGCTGCCCGGTTGCTGTCCGCGGCCCGCGTGGCCACGGACGGTGAGCGGGCCGCGCGGGCGGGGGAGCCGGGGCCGGGTGATTCCGGTGACAACGGCCCACCGCCGGGTGCCGCCGTGACGGAGCCGGCCGGGCCAGGGGCGGGGGCCGGTGAGGTCGTCGGCACCCCGCTCGACGCCGGGGTCCTGGCCGGTGCCGAGCCCGCCGTACGACGCCGGGTCCTGCGGGAATGGCTCGCCGGAGCGGGCGCGCGGGCACTCACCGACGCGCAGCTGCGGGCCGCCGACGACCTCGTCGGGGCCTGGCGCGGACAGGGCGGACCGGCGCTGGGCGGCGGCTTGGTGCTGACCCGCGCCCGTGGCAGGCTCGTGCTGCGCCGCCACAGTCGGCCGCGTGACCGGGCGTGA
- a CDS encoding inorganic diphosphatase — translation MDFDVTIEIPKGGRNKYEVDHETGRIRLDRTLFTATQYPADYGFIDDTLGEDGDPLDALVLVQEPTFPGCVIRSRAIGMFRMKDEKGGDDKVLCVPSDDPRQEHLRDIHHLAEFDRAEIQHFFEIYKTLEPGKSVEGASWVGRADAEREIKASYERAKSAGH, via the coding sequence GTGGACTTCGACGTCACCATCGAAATCCCCAAGGGCGGCCGGAACAAGTACGAGGTCGATCACGAGACCGGACGCATCCGGCTCGACCGCACCCTGTTCACCGCCACCCAGTACCCCGCCGACTACGGGTTCATCGACGACACCCTGGGCGAGGACGGGGATCCGCTGGACGCCCTGGTCCTGGTCCAGGAGCCGACCTTCCCGGGGTGCGTCATCCGCTCCCGCGCGATCGGCATGTTCCGGATGAAGGACGAGAAGGGCGGCGACGACAAGGTCCTCTGCGTCCCCTCGGACGACCCCCGCCAGGAGCACCTGCGCGACATCCACCACCTGGCAGAGTTCGACCGGGCGGAGATCCAGCACTTCTTCGAGATCTACAAGACCCTGGAGCCGGGCAAGAGCGTCGAGGGCGCGTCCTGGGTCGGCCGGGCCGACGCCGAGCGCGAG
- the hpt gene encoding hypoxanthine phosphoribosyltransferase, which yields MYDGDISSVLVTEEQVREKTAELAQQIAGDYADLVRDGRESDLVLIGVLKGAVMFMTDFARALPIPAQLEFMAVSSYGSSTSSSGVVRILKDLDRDIAGRHVLIVEDIIDSGLTLNWLLGNLQTRSPASLEVVTLLRKPDAVKVDVPVRYVGFDIPNEFVVGYGLDYAERYRDLPYIGTLDPSVYA from the coding sequence GTGTACGACGGGGACATCTCCTCGGTGCTGGTCACCGAGGAGCAGGTGCGCGAGAAGACCGCGGAGCTGGCGCAGCAGATCGCCGGTGACTACGCCGACCTCGTGCGTGACGGCCGCGAGTCCGACCTCGTGCTGATCGGCGTCCTCAAGGGCGCGGTCATGTTCATGACCGACTTCGCCCGCGCGCTGCCCATCCCGGCCCAGCTGGAGTTCATGGCGGTCAGCTCCTACGGCTCGTCGACGTCGTCGTCGGGCGTCGTGCGGATCCTCAAGGACCTCGACCGCGACATCGCCGGGCGGCACGTGCTGATCGTCGAGGACATCATCGACTCGGGGCTGACCCTGAACTGGCTGCTGGGCAACCTGCAGACCCGCTCGCCCGCGTCGCTGGAGGTCGTGACGCTGCTGCGCAAGCCGGACGCGGTGAAGGTCGACGTCCCGGTCCGCTATGTCGGCTTCGACATCCCGAACGAGTTCGTCGTCGGCTACGGCCTCGACTACGCCGAGCGCTACCGCGACCTGCCCTACATCGGCACGCTCGACCCGTCGGTCTACGCCTGA
- a CDS encoding zinc-dependent metalloprotease, translated as METDTTGPVTGRSPARPGAGLPVNWSLAASTAASLMPAGPRTTPAVAGALVERLRADSARAEGHVREVTGLGADLPLLPADVLDRPAWARAAVGGMEALTSGARLPDSPWPLRTVTAAGSGVQLGALLAYMGARVLGQYDPFGGPGRAGRLVVVAPNVYAASRSLDVDGDQFGLWVCLHEATHRLQFTAVPWLRDHFAGLVTELLSLQEPDTARLARLPDAIRALRGEDGRKADVLALVELLQGPEQRAVLDRLLALSTLLEGHADHVMDAVGPDVVPDVALIRRRFTERRRGGGLIDRILRALLGVEAKMRQYAVGAAFCRAVEREAGMAGINRAWESPETLPTRAELDDPPAWLQRVA; from the coding sequence ATGGAGACCGACACGACCGGCCCGGTCACCGGCCGCAGCCCCGCCCGTCCCGGCGCCGGGCTGCCGGTGAACTGGTCCCTGGCCGCGTCGACGGCGGCCTCGCTGATGCCCGCCGGGCCCCGCACCACCCCCGCGGTGGCGGGTGCGCTGGTGGAGCGCCTGCGCGCCGACTCCGCGCGCGCCGAGGGGCACGTCCGCGAGGTCACCGGCCTCGGGGCGGACCTGCCGCTGCTGCCCGCCGACGTGCTGGACCGGCCCGCCTGGGCGCGTGCCGCCGTCGGGGGGATGGAGGCGCTGACCTCCGGCGCCCGGCTGCCCGACTCACCGTGGCCGCTGCGCACGGTCACCGCCGCCGGCTCCGGGGTCCAGCTCGGCGCGCTGCTCGCCTACATGGGCGCCCGCGTGCTCGGCCAGTACGACCCGTTCGGCGGGCCCGGCAGGGCGGGCCGGCTCGTCGTCGTCGCCCCGAACGTCTACGCCGCCTCCCGATCGCTCGACGTCGACGGCGACCAGTTCGGCCTCTGGGTCTGCCTGCACGAGGCCACCCACCGGCTCCAGTTCACCGCGGTGCCCTGGCTGCGCGACCACTTCGCCGGGCTGGTCACCGAGCTGCTGTCGCTGCAGGAGCCCGACACCGCGCGGCTCGCCCGGCTGCCCGACGCGATCCGCGCGCTGCGCGGCGAGGACGGCCGCAAGGCCGACGTGCTCGCCCTGGTCGAGCTGCTGCAGGGCCCCGAGCAGCGGGCCGTGCTCGACCGCCTGCTGGCCCTGTCGACGCTGCTGGAGGGTCACGCGGACCACGTCATGGACGCCGTCGGGCCGGACGTGGTCCCCGACGTCGCGCTCATCCGGCGCCGGTTCACCGAGCGCCGCCGCGGCGGCGGCCTGATCGACCGGATCCTGCGCGCACTGCTCGGGGTCGAGGCGAAGATGCGCCAGTACGCCGTCGGCGCCGCGTTCTGCCGGGCCGTCGAGCGCGAGGCCGGGATGGCCGGGATCAACCGGGCCTGGGAGTCGCCGGAGACGCTGCCGACCCGCGCCGAGCTGGACGACCCGCCCGCGTGGCTGCAACGCGTCGCCTGA
- the ftsH gene encoding ATP-dependent zinc metalloprotease FtsH, whose translation MDRKRLLRNPLIWILVALLIYLGFSQLFDDTRGYAEVTTSVALSQVQSDNVKDALVEDREQQLRLTLDRPIEVNGNETTQILTQYPAQISGQIFDQIRQVPGIAEYDTVVRQDSFLSTLLITMIPLALVLILLFWFLNNAQGGGNRVMSFGKSKAKQLNKDMPKNTFADVAGADEAVEELYEIKDFLQNPGRYQALGAKIPKGVLLYGPPGTGKTLLARAVAGEAGVPFYTISGSDFVEMFVGVGASRVRDLFEQAKQNAPCIIFVDEIDAVGRQRGAGLGGGHDEREQTLNQLLVEMDGFDARGGIILIAATNRPDILDPALLRPGRFDRQIPVGAPDLAGRRAILAVHSKGKPFADDVDLESLAKRTVGMSGADLANVINEAALLTAREHGTLINGAALEESVDRVVGGPRRKSKIVSEREKKITAYHEGGHALAAWAMPDLEPVYKLTILPRGRTGGHALVVPEDDKGLMTRAEMIARLVFAMGGRSAEELVFHEPTTGASSDIDQATKIARAMVTEYGMSAKLGAVRYGREQGDPFLGRSMGNQADYSLEVAHEIDEEVRKLIEAAHTEAWEILNTYRDVLDDLVLELLDKETLNRKDLERIFGSVEKRPRITAFDDFGVRTPSEKPPIKTRRELAYERGEVLPPEEEERTPAEVGSGSANGYGDAPGTPGASPFPAGGPVVSRPDAPNDGGYGSGNGAGNGNGNGNGNGYGAPGNGHGAPAHGYGRAGSYGGPGQPPPPAVAPNYGAPPDWRPATTPQGQSWPPPNWAQPPQQGGPWSGSGPGTGGNGSGSSSGNGAHGNGAPGGADDSGAGEQRRGHDPEAGH comes from the coding sequence ATGGACCGCAAGCGCCTGCTCCGCAACCCGCTGATCTGGATCCTCGTCGCGCTCCTGATCTATCTCGGGTTCAGCCAGCTGTTCGACGACACCCGTGGATACGCCGAGGTCACGACGTCGGTCGCGCTCTCCCAGGTGCAGTCGGACAATGTCAAGGACGCCCTCGTCGAGGACCGTGAGCAACAGCTCCGCCTCACGCTGGACCGCCCGATCGAGGTCAACGGCAACGAGACCACCCAGATCCTCACCCAGTACCCGGCGCAGATCTCCGGCCAGATCTTCGACCAGATCCGCCAGGTCCCGGGGATCGCCGAGTACGACACCGTCGTGCGCCAGGACTCCTTCCTGTCCACGCTGCTGATCACGATGATCCCGCTGGCGCTGGTGCTGATCCTGCTGTTCTGGTTCCTGAACAACGCCCAGGGCGGCGGGAACCGGGTCATGAGCTTCGGCAAGTCCAAGGCCAAGCAGCTGAACAAGGACATGCCGAAGAACACGTTCGCGGACGTGGCGGGCGCCGACGAGGCGGTCGAGGAGCTCTACGAGATCAAGGACTTCCTGCAGAACCCGGGGCGCTACCAGGCCCTGGGCGCGAAGATCCCCAAGGGCGTCCTGCTCTACGGCCCGCCCGGCACCGGCAAGACGCTGCTGGCCCGTGCGGTCGCCGGCGAGGCGGGCGTGCCGTTCTACACGATCTCGGGGTCCGACTTCGTCGAGATGTTCGTCGGTGTCGGTGCCTCCCGTGTGCGTGACCTGTTCGAGCAGGCCAAGCAGAACGCGCCCTGCATCATCTTCGTCGACGAGATCGACGCGGTCGGCCGCCAGCGCGGCGCCGGCCTCGGCGGCGGTCACGACGAGCGCGAGCAGACCCTGAACCAGCTGCTCGTCGAGATGGACGGCTTCGACGCCCGCGGCGGGATCATCCTGATCGCCGCGACGAACCGGCCCGACATCCTGGACCCGGCGCTGCTGCGTCCCGGCCGGTTCGACCGGCAGATCCCGGTCGGCGCCCCCGACCTGGCCGGCCGTCGCGCGATCCTGGCCGTGCACTCCAAGGGCAAGCCCTTCGCCGACGACGTCGACCTCGAGTCGTTGGCCAAGCGCACCGTGGGCATGTCCGGCGCCGACCTGGCCAACGTGATCAACGAGGCCGCGCTGCTGACCGCCCGCGAGCACGGGACGCTGATCAACGGCGCCGCGCTGGAGGAGTCGGTCGACCGGGTCGTCGGCGGCCCCCGGCGCAAGTCGAAGATCGTCTCCGAGCGCGAGAAGAAGATCACCGCCTACCACGAGGGTGGGCACGCGCTGGCCGCGTGGGCGATGCCGGACCTGGAGCCGGTCTACAAGCTCACGATCCTGCCGCGCGGTCGCACCGGTGGGCACGCGCTCGTCGTCCCCGAGGACGACAAGGGCCTCATGACCCGCGCCGAGATGATCGCGCGGCTGGTGTTCGCGATGGGCGGTCGCTCGGCCGAGGAGCTCGTCTTCCACGAGCCCACGACCGGTGCGTCCTCCGACATCGACCAGGCCACCAAGATCGCCCGCGCAATGGTGACCGAGTACGGCATGAGCGCCAAGCTCGGCGCCGTCCGCTACGGCCGGGAGCAGGGCGACCCGTTCCTCGGCCGCTCGATGGGCAACCAGGCCGACTACTCGCTCGAGGTCGCCCACGAGATCGACGAGGAGGTGCGCAAGCTCATCGAGGCCGCGCACACCGAGGCGTGGGAGATCCTCAACACCTACCGCGACGTGCTCGACGACCTGGTGCTGGAGCTCCTGGACAAGGAGACCCTGAACCGCAAGGACCTCGAGCGGATCTTCGGGTCGGTGGAGAAGCGGCCGCGGATCACCGCGTTCGACGACTTCGGCGTGCGCACGCCGTCGGAGAAGCCACCGATCAAGACCCGGCGCGAGCTGGCGTACGAGCGCGGCGAGGTGCTGCCTCCCGAGGAGGAGGAGCGCACCCCGGCCGAGGTCGGCTCGGGCTCCGCGAACGGCTACGGCGACGCACCCGGCACCCCCGGCGCCTCCCCGTTCCCGGCAGGCGGCCCGGTCGTGAGCCGCCCGGACGCCCCGAACGACGGCGGGTACGGCTCCGGCAACGGTGCCGGCAACGGGAACGGCAACGGGAACGGCAACGGCTACGGCGCGCCCGGCAACGGGCACGGTGCCCCGGCACACGGCTACGGCCGGGCCGGCTCCTACGGCGGCCCGGGGCAGCCCCCGCCGCCCGCCGTCGCCCCGAACTACGGTGCCCCGCCGGACTGGCGGCCCGCGACGACCCCGCAGGGGCAGAGCTGGCCGCCGCCGAACTGGGCGCAGCCGCCGCAGCAGGGCGGCCCGTGGTCCGGGTCCGGACCGGGCACCGGTGGTAACGGCAGTGGCAGCAGCAGTGGCAACGGTGCGCACGGCAACGGCGCGCCGGGTGGTGCGGACGACTCCGGCGCCGGCGAGCAGCGGCGCGGACACGACCCGGAGGCAGGACACTGA